One window of the Bartonella bacilliformis KC583 genome contains the following:
- a CDS encoding tail fiber domain-containing protein encodes MSRRTTTPQAQTTTQTNAPPAWATDIFKKAAADALNLYNKGIGEHAYQGERYAGLSETTQNAIKGLSEAAQKYSASPLNDWLKGPTNSVTNLSDMAAGNLIGNNNKFQEALNNALSKTSDSINQSMAGAGRYGSGAHTGVLTDELGALATKANAQQYNQDVQNMINANKLIDGSMNDQINAANNFYQGQSHAQSSALKGGALQDADRQSALDAEREKWTEQENQAWNRLEKLLQAGVASAGNYGTKTGQSTTMPSVTKDPLSDAMRWLGLIKGVAGLSDVRMKDNIVPIGQKNGYPLYEFNYKGGAQRYRGVIAQDVLRLNPDAVHCDEKTRLLYVYYNKLGFNMETVDAKVSVDAPKERQMTHPRKGTFLSLLLALLACLPGFSFWKKGDV; translated from the coding sequence ATGAGTAGACGCACAACAACACCGCAAGCGCAAACAACAACGCAGACCAATGCACCGCCTGCTTGGGCAACAGATATTTTTAAAAAAGCTGCTGCTGATGCCCTTAATCTTTACAATAAAGGCATTGGTGAGCATGCTTATCAAGGAGAGCGCTATGCTGGTTTAAGTGAAACAACACAAAATGCTATCAAAGGTTTGAGTGAGGCTGCTCAGAAATATAGCGCATCTCCTCTGAATGATTGGCTTAAAGGGCCAACAAACAGTGTGACCAACCTTTCTGACATGGCAGCAGGAAATTTGATCGGCAATAATAACAAATTTCAAGAAGCCCTTAACAATGCACTGAGTAAAACTTCTGATTCAATCAATCAGTCTATGGCGGGCGCTGGTCGTTATGGCTCTGGCGCGCATACCGGTGTTTTAACTGATGAATTGGGCGCTTTAGCGACAAAAGCAAATGCACAGCAATATAACCAAGATGTGCAAAATATGATCAATGCCAATAAGCTGATTGATGGGTCTATGAATGACCAAATAAATGCAGCCAACAATTTTTATCAAGGGCAAAGCCATGCACAAAGCAGTGCTTTAAAAGGCGGGGCCTTGCAAGATGCCGATCGTCAGAGTGCTTTAGATGCTGAACGTGAAAAATGGACAGAGCAAGAAAATCAAGCCTGGAATCGGCTGGAAAAATTGCTCCAGGCTGGAGTTGCCTCTGCGGGCAATTATGGCACTAAAACAGGGCAGTCAACAACTATGCCCTCAGTTACAAAAGATCCCCTTAGTGATGCAATGCGGTGGCTTGGATTAATCAAGGGGGTTGCTGGCCTTTCTGATGTCAGAATGAAAGACAATATTGTGCCTATTGGGCAGAAAAACGGTTATCCGCTTTATGAATTTAATTATAAAGGAGGTGCGCAACGCTATCGCGGCGTGATAGCACAAGATGTGTTGCGCTTGAATCCTGATGCTGTGCATTGCGATGAAAAAACACGTCTGCTCTATGTTTATTACAACAAGCTTGGTTTCAACATGGAAACTGTTGATGCGAAAGTAAGTGTTGATGCACCCAAAGAAAGACAGATGACCCACCCACGAAAGGGAACATTTTTGTCTCTTCTCTTGGCTCTACTGGCTTGTTTGCCGGGCTTTAGCTTTTGGAAAAAAGGAGATGTTTGA
- a CDS encoding phage tail protein produces MSSIYDWSLQAPENANADEIINWAEGQPPSSVNDSARAMMQRIREYLSDHGGSIETDFTVNETDNHTSIKLVTKSSLTVYHDEIVVRFKAQENNIGTTSVILNQLSAQPVYKTTGNGVEPLSGGEIQKGGLYELVYHCGLAGKDCDGWYLTNPTIIFPELFPSGFIATFAMKTLPAGWLVCDGKEYQRDAYPALFTAIGEVWGKGDGKTTFNVPDFRGMFLRGLDSGREIDKDRLFASQQDESFKAHTHEGTANAAGEHQHIYQQLMRTTSGSTTSMHLRYFAPFKDVWTSSAGIHTHTLTLKETGGEETRPVNVAVVYAIKT; encoded by the coding sequence ATGAGTTCAATTTACGATTGGTCGCTTCAGGCTCCTGAAAATGCAAATGCGGATGAGATTATTAACTGGGCAGAAGGCCAACCACCAAGTTCAGTCAATGACAGTGCCCGCGCAATGATGCAACGAATCAGGGAATATCTATCTGATCATGGGGGATCGATAGAAACAGATTTTACTGTCAATGAGACAGACAATCACACATCCATTAAATTGGTGACGAAATCTTCTTTGACGGTCTATCATGATGAAATTGTTGTTCGCTTTAAAGCACAAGAAAACAACATTGGGACAACGAGCGTTATTTTAAATCAACTCTCAGCACAGCCCGTTTATAAAACTACAGGAAATGGCGTAGAACCTCTCAGTGGAGGAGAAATTCAAAAAGGTGGGCTTTATGAGCTTGTTTATCATTGTGGCCTTGCTGGCAAGGATTGCGATGGTTGGTATTTAACCAATCCAACAATTATCTTTCCTGAGCTTTTTCCATCAGGCTTTATTGCCACTTTTGCTATGAAAACCTTGCCTGCAGGGTGGCTGGTTTGTGATGGAAAAGAATATCAACGAGATGCCTATCCTGCTCTTTTTACAGCGATTGGTGAAGTTTGGGGCAAAGGAGATGGAAAAACAACATTCAATGTCCCTGATTTTAGAGGCATGTTTTTGCGGGGTTTAGATAGTGGAAGAGAGATCGATAAGGATCGCCTTTTTGCTAGCCAGCAAGACGAGTCTTTTAAAGCCCATACTCATGAGGGGACAGCAAATGCAGCTGGTGAGCATCAGCACATCTATCAACAGCTCATGCGGACGACGTCTGGATCAACGACTTCTATGCATCTTAGATATTTTGCACCGTTCAAAGATGTTTGGACAAGTTCTGCAGGCATACACACACACACGCTGACATTAAAAGAAACAGGGGGTGAGGAAACGCGCCCGGTTAATGTCGCTGTTGTCTATGCGATTAAAACGTGA
- a CDS encoding lysozyme, whose translation MRKISKEGFALLQQWEGLRLEAYQDAVGIWTIGHGHTTGAGAPFVRKGMKITKAQAEAILRRDLVQFEKAVEQGVFQPLTDEQFAALVSFCYNVGVEAFCQSTLLKKLNKGDYEAVPAELQKWTRAGGKRLKGLVHRRAAEAGLWAKGAYVSSNYQKVETVEKLSLLNVEILAPIIGSFSGLTGFFTGYGPVQWALAVVMVTAGIVGVFVYIARMREEKR comes from the coding sequence ATGCGAAAAATATCAAAGGAAGGCTTTGCCTTACTCCAACAATGGGAAGGCTTACGTTTAGAAGCCTATCAAGATGCTGTGGGGATCTGGACGATTGGTCATGGCCATACAACAGGAGCAGGGGCGCCCTTTGTGCGCAAGGGGATGAAGATTACCAAGGCCCAAGCAGAGGCCATTTTGCGACGCGATTTGGTGCAATTTGAAAAGGCTGTTGAACAGGGGGTGTTTCAGCCTTTAACGGATGAGCAATTTGCTGCTCTTGTCTCTTTTTGCTATAATGTTGGGGTGGAAGCTTTTTGCCAATCTACCTTGTTAAAAAAGCTCAATAAAGGGGATTATGAAGCTGTCCCCGCTGAGTTGCAAAAATGGACAAGAGCAGGAGGAAAACGCTTAAAAGGGCTTGTGCACCGGCGCGCTGCTGAAGCAGGTTTGTGGGCTAAGGGGGCTTATGTTTCTTCCAATTACCAAAAGGTAGAAACAGTAGAGAAATTGTCTCTGTTGAATGTGGAAATTTTAGCGCCAATTATTGGGTCTTTTTCTGGATTAACGGGTTTTTTCACTGGATATGGTCCTGTGCAATGGGCTTTGGCTGTTGTGATGGTGACAGCCGGGATTGTTGGTGTTTTTGTCTATATTGCTCGGATGAGAGAGGAAAAGAGATGA
- a CDS encoding DUF4167 domain-containing protein, with the protein MRPQQNRRVRGHNNNNNNHRRNPNPLSRNYESNGPDIKVRGNAQQIADKYISLSYDAQGAGDRVMSENYLQHAEHYLRIILAAAGQMPPQNQRDENLEQECEDGKTDGTKKEELNGEKPVSYAQVPRKNDRRKGREKPQQNGDASEIHTVADANGSLEQPPVAKKPPAVKKAHLAEFSESEDEEIDTVVSLPSIKEEVRKKPRRRPSPPSYVEEKL; encoded by the coding sequence ATGAGGCCACAGCAAAATAGACGGGTACGCGGTCACAACAATAATAATAACAATCATCGTCGCAATCCTAATCCGTTATCTCGAAATTATGAAAGTAATGGTCCAGATATTAAAGTGCGCGGAAATGCTCAGCAAATTGCGGATAAATACATAAGCCTTTCTTATGATGCACAAGGTGCCGGCGATCGTGTGATGTCTGAAAATTATTTACAACATGCTGAACATTATTTGCGTATTATCTTGGCTGCTGCTGGACAAATGCCGCCGCAAAATCAGCGTGACGAAAATCTTGAGCAAGAATGCGAAGATGGCAAAACAGACGGTACAAAAAAAGAAGAGCTCAATGGTGAAAAGCCTGTGTCTTATGCCCAGGTACCAAGAAAAAATGATCGCAGAAAAGGCAGAGAAAAACCTCAGCAAAATGGTGATGCATCAGAAATTCATACTGTTGCTGATGCAAATGGTAGCCTAGAACAACCGCCTGTTGCAAAAAAGCCTCCTGCCGTTAAAAAAGCCCATCTTGCAGAATTTTCTGAATCAGAAGATGAAGAAATAGACACTGTTGTCTCTTTGCCTTCAATCAAAGAAGAGGTAAGAAAAAAACCGCGTCGGCGTCCCTCTCCTCCTTCTTATGTAGAAGAAAAACTTTAA
- a CDS encoding sensor histidine kinase, with protein MSITPVSTFPVEKSHLSALMQAIRNADMCVLYQTTNLTYLWAENLPKHLYNQWYVGCRDRDFLSIDLANQMETIKLQLLATGKMQTIEVQFENKTKQATWYQFSIDCHRNDSGEIIGVITTGIEISSLCRCEQVLKILLKEVSHRSKNLLAIIQSIASQTARYTESLQTFLRKFQGRLHSISHSQDLITASDWRGAKFRELVRSQTLDYSTKEVEQLSIEGSNPYLFPNAALHIGLAFHELIVNSYSFGALSQNGGHICIRCDIQTQICGQTQLLITWSENITTKTLVPSYQNACFGSTILEKIVPTAVNGSASLQLTQEGVFYCLCVPDNYFDI; from the coding sequence ATGAGCATCACCCCTGTTTCCACTTTTCCCGTAGAGAAATCACATCTCAGTGCTCTCATGCAAGCTATCCGCAACGCAGATATGTGTGTTTTATACCAAACAACAAATCTCACTTATTTATGGGCTGAAAACCTACCTAAACATTTGTACAATCAATGGTATGTAGGGTGTCGTGACCGTGATTTTCTTTCGATCGACCTTGCTAATCAAATGGAAACGATCAAATTACAGCTTTTAGCAACGGGCAAAATGCAGACCATCGAAGTACAGTTTGAAAATAAAACCAAACAAGCGACTTGGTACCAATTTTCAATTGACTGCCACCGCAATGATAGCGGAGAAATCATTGGTGTCATCACGACAGGAATCGAAATTTCAAGTTTATGTCGATGCGAACAAGTTTTGAAAATCTTGCTTAAAGAAGTTAGCCACCGCTCTAAAAATCTTTTAGCGATCATCCAAAGTATTGCTAGCCAAACCGCGCGCTATACTGAATCTTTGCAGACTTTCCTACGTAAATTTCAAGGGCGTCTCCATTCTATTTCTCATTCTCAAGACCTTATCACCGCTTCCGACTGGCGTGGGGCTAAATTTCGTGAATTAGTCCGTTCGCAAACCTTGGACTATTCTACGAAAGAAGTAGAACAGCTTTCCATCGAAGGAAGCAATCCTTACCTTTTCCCTAATGCAGCGCTGCATATTGGGTTGGCGTTTCATGAACTCATTGTCAATTCATACTCTTTTGGTGCCTTATCACAAAACGGTGGACATATCTGTATCCGTTGTGATATCCAAACGCAAATTTGTGGTCAGACACAACTTCTCATTACATGGAGCGAAAATATTACCACTAAAACGCTTGTACCTTCTTACCAAAATGCTTGTTTTGGCAGTACCATTTTAGAAAAAATCGTTCCCACTGCCGTTAATGGCTCAGCCTCTTTACAATTAACACAAGAAGGTGTTTTTTACTGCCTATGCGTTCCTGATAATTATTTTGATATCTAG
- a CDS encoding response regulator gives MPLSTRIAPHLPYLRRFARSVTGSQSSGDAYVAAMLEALITDISIFPQVSSDRIGTYWLFCHLFDQTTPNIAEPLPQFGFEQQANIQLSYLTPRARQAFLLIAVEGFNEREASEIMNIDTQTFHHFLNQASLDISEQMTTQILIIEDEPLIAMDIEQMVESLGHKVVGVARTSEEAMAMFQQKRPRMILADIQLADSSSGIDTVNDILKNECIPVIFITAFPERLLTGERPEPTFLVSKPFNPDMVKALISQALFFQENASKAA, from the coding sequence ATGCCATTATCAACACGCATCGCACCTCATCTTCCCTATCTTCGGCGTTTTGCCCGATCTGTAACAGGCAGCCAATCATCGGGCGATGCTTATGTTGCAGCCATGCTAGAAGCGCTCATTACAGATATCTCTATTTTCCCTCAAGTATCGAGTGATCGTATTGGAACCTATTGGCTTTTTTGTCATCTTTTTGACCAAACAACACCCAATATCGCAGAACCTTTGCCGCAATTTGGTTTTGAGCAACAAGCGAATATCCAATTATCTTATCTCACCCCACGCGCACGCCAAGCGTTTTTACTAATTGCTGTGGAAGGATTTAACGAGCGTGAAGCTAGCGAAATCATGAATATTGATACGCAAACATTTCATCATTTTTTGAACCAAGCCTCTCTTGATATTTCAGAGCAGATGACCACACAAATTCTGATTATCGAAGATGAACCGCTGATCGCAATGGACATTGAGCAAATGGTGGAAAGCCTTGGTCATAAAGTCGTTGGTGTTGCGCGCACCAGCGAAGAAGCGATGGCTATGTTTCAACAAAAAAGGCCACGGATGATTTTGGCTGATATTCAATTAGCAGATAGCAGTTCTGGCATTGACACTGTTAATGATATTTTGAAAAATGAGTGTATTCCCGTAATTTTTATCACAGCTTTCCCTGAGCGATTGTTAACCGGGGAGCGTCCTGAGCCAACTTTTTTGGTCAGCAAACCTTTTAATCCTGATATGGTTAAAGCGCTCATTTCACAAGCTTTATTTTTTCAAGAAAATGCTTCTAAAGCTGCCTGA
- a CDS encoding NepR family anti-sigma factor — MNNCGEKNLTDRCAFRDNLFGVNREIALKLRQFYMSIQEEAIPAHFLDLLEKLDQAEQANDLRNTKKGLILYDNRCEKF; from the coding sequence ATGAACAACTGTGGTGAAAAAAATCTTACAGATCGCTGTGCGTTCAGAGATAATCTTTTTGGAGTCAATAGAGAGATAGCACTCAAGTTGCGTCAATTTTATATGAGCATTCAAGAAGAGGCTATCCCTGCTCATTTTCTGGATCTTCTAGAGAAATTGGACCAAGCAGAACAAGCCAACGACCTACGTAATACAAAAAAAGGCTTAATCCTTTATGACAACCGGTGCGAAAAATTTTAA
- a CDS encoding sensor histidine kinase, whose amino-acid sequence MTAFSKRSSLSSTTPRWRWGCVIISLLMAILASFLIALLSNTVDQELEQLNISSELREQADLMLISLVDMATANRRYEDTRLVEDKTFFAKAVRDLEDLLKYTSLIVYSHPEWYDWFTSFKKEIEVRKHSMITHMAALDAFHGPSAESPSFPEITKLQMARLPQLMTRFINGDGLSRQKQREGITIMRTTLTLAAIVSVVSSFLLAYIVINRFYRDVYSLKTYQLLLHTENSALEARVKERTEKLEKARNHAEKERQRVEMLLQDASHRIGNSLSIVSSLLALQMNRSQNEEVRSILGAARDRVQTISTAYRRLRLNDDMETTLLADFLNSVVHDVELAVPFELRENITIHTDFKDCRLSARDATTLGIILGELLTNALKYAFPDQRPGNLYISFGSQDDGRMVLTVVDDGVGMSSQNVEGKTGFGEKTGLGHLVIEQLCMQFGAKPLFETSELGGTKVTIPLPKLTTHDDTKKDDESVS is encoded by the coding sequence ATGACTGCGTTTTCGAAACGATCTTCTCTGAGTTCAACAACACCGCGTTGGCGTTGGGGATGTGTTATTATTTCTCTTTTGATGGCTATTTTAGCTTCATTTTTGATTGCTCTTTTGTCTAATACTGTTGATCAAGAATTGGAACAGTTAAATATAAGCTCAGAACTTCGCGAACAAGCTGATTTAATGCTGATTAGTTTGGTCGATATGGCGACCGCAAATCGTCGTTATGAAGATACCCGTCTCGTTGAAGATAAAACCTTCTTTGCCAAAGCCGTTCGGGATCTTGAGGATCTTCTTAAATATACAAGTTTGATTGTTTATTCTCATCCGGAATGGTATGATTGGTTTACCTCCTTTAAAAAAGAAATCGAAGTGCGCAAACACAGTATGATAACCCATATGGCTGCCTTAGATGCTTTTCATGGTCCTTCTGCTGAATCTCCCTCATTTCCTGAAATAACAAAATTGCAAATGGCGCGTTTGCCGCAGTTAATGACACGTTTTATCAATGGAGACGGTCTTTCTCGGCAAAAGCAACGCGAAGGCATTACGATAATGCGCACGACTTTAACATTGGCAGCTATTGTCTCTGTCGTAAGCAGTTTTCTGTTAGCCTATATTGTCATTAACCGTTTTTATCGTGATGTGTATTCTTTAAAAACCTATCAATTGTTGCTTCATACTGAAAATTCAGCTCTTGAAGCCCGTGTGAAAGAGCGAACAGAAAAATTAGAAAAGGCGCGCAATCATGCCGAAAAGGAACGACAGCGTGTTGAAATGCTGTTGCAAGATGCCAGCCATCGCATTGGTAATTCTTTAAGTATCGTGTCTTCTTTGTTGGCATTGCAAATGAATCGTAGCCAAAATGAAGAGGTGCGTTCCATTCTAGGAGCTGCACGTGATCGTGTCCAGACAATTTCTACAGCCTATCGTCGCTTGCGGTTAAATGATGATATGGAAACAACTTTATTGGCGGATTTTCTAAATTCCGTTGTTCATGATGTTGAATTGGCGGTGCCGTTTGAATTGCGTGAAAATATCACCATTCATACAGATTTTAAAGATTGTCGATTATCTGCAAGGGATGCGACAACGCTTGGGATTATTCTTGGGGAATTGCTGACGAATGCTTTAAAATATGCTTTTCCTGATCAGCGCCCTGGAAATCTTTATATTTCTTTTGGCTCACAAGATGATGGCCGGATGGTTCTGACTGTTGTTGATGATGGTGTGGGGATGAGTAGCCAAAATGTAGAGGGAAAAACAGGCTTTGGGGAAAAAACAGGCCTTGGCCATTTGGTGATCGAACAGCTTTGTATGCAATTTGGTGCAAAACCTCTTTTTGAAACCTCTGAATTAGGGGGAACAAAGGTTACTATCCCTTTGCCAAAACTGACAACGCATGATGATACAAAAAAGGATGATGAGTCTGTTTCTTAA
- a CDS encoding M23 family metallopeptidase, which translates to MWDNQYQKNDPGQEPALVLSRSKPEHRQVSIRWLTGTALTGVTACFLMGIALFTALDGQQRLVTPAQWFDLAYFPDEKTPDKGDRIAPTRARQSFDSKRQFEVSILQHQGDKKVVQTQNFEWIRMALAEERLHKYTYPKFDALSIFADDSKNQAIKLQTGGQIYGTKTQTKMTLRSRPLNTYIEKFNQGDVLTADEVQQEIRKAGFDLEYNNEYFPILPFIDPLQLDDLFSSLEFSELPEVRVFQENVTISPQNHRIEVAHNYAEDIIPIHKKQTILEALKDLKYTEEQIQLVAETLATFHNSNWLNEGNLLRIGVVTHLGEEDTIVRVSIYKGMSHKITIALDDYNQFVESTEPEMSHALKTAFQKGIPHPYVSTAKLPTVYDAIYHAILSHNLSNTLSQHLVRLLATDIDMKSRITPTDQLEIFYAVPEQNDTDGQNADAPMNPDPEIRYVSATFGNVTYKYYRYQAEDGTIDYYNFEGKSSKPFLLRKPVPNGAFVSPFGPRKHPILGYVRMHTGVDWSAPKGSPIIAVGDGVVKQMKGTRGYGNQTVIQHANGYVSSYAHQQAYAPGIKPGVKVRQGQIIGYVGSTGLATGPHCHFEIIVNGTQVDPMRIRLPDSRILTNQDLQAFLREKQNIDSLVASPVT; encoded by the coding sequence ATGTGGGATAACCAATATCAAAAAAATGATCCTGGACAAGAACCCGCTCTTGTACTTAGCCGATCAAAACCCGAACACCGGCAAGTTTCTATACGTTGGCTCACAGGAACAGCACTCACCGGAGTGACGGCATGTTTTCTTATGGGAATTGCGCTTTTTACTGCTTTGGATGGACAACAACGTTTAGTCACACCAGCACAATGGTTTGATTTGGCCTACTTTCCTGATGAAAAAACCCCTGATAAAGGGGATCGCATTGCTCCTACACGCGCGCGCCAAAGCTTTGACAGTAAACGACAATTTGAAGTCTCTATTCTTCAACACCAAGGTGATAAAAAGGTCGTTCAGACGCAAAATTTCGAATGGATCCGTATGGCTTTGGCCGAAGAACGCCTGCATAAATATACCTATCCTAAATTTGATGCCCTCAGTATTTTTGCTGATGATTCAAAAAATCAAGCGATTAAACTACAAACAGGGGGGCAAATCTACGGCACTAAAACACAAACAAAAATGACCCTTCGTAGCCGCCCTTTAAACACATATATAGAAAAGTTTAATCAAGGTGATGTCTTAACTGCTGACGAAGTGCAACAAGAAATACGGAAAGCAGGTTTCGACTTAGAATACAACAATGAGTATTTTCCTATACTCCCCTTTATTGATCCTTTACAATTGGACGATTTATTCTCTTCTCTTGAATTTTCTGAGCTCCCTGAAGTGCGTGTTTTTCAAGAAAATGTAACCATTTCGCCGCAAAATCATCGAATCGAAGTCGCTCACAATTACGCTGAAGATATTATTCCTATTCATAAAAAACAAACCATCTTAGAAGCGCTTAAAGATTTAAAGTATACAGAAGAACAAATTCAACTGGTTGCAGAAACTTTAGCCACATTCCATAATTCAAACTGGCTTAATGAGGGAAATCTGCTCCGCATCGGGGTCGTTACACATTTAGGAGAAGAGGATACTATTGTCCGTGTCAGCATTTACAAAGGAATGTCTCATAAAATCACTATCGCTTTGGATGATTATAACCAGTTTGTTGAAAGCACAGAACCAGAAATGTCGCATGCTCTTAAAACAGCATTTCAAAAGGGTATTCCTCATCCTTATGTGAGTACAGCAAAGCTACCAACAGTTTATGATGCTATTTATCATGCGATTCTTAGCCACAATCTGTCGAATACACTTTCTCAGCATCTTGTTCGTTTGCTTGCAACTGATATTGATATGAAAAGTCGCATCACACCCACGGATCAGCTTGAAATATTTTATGCTGTCCCAGAACAAAATGATACAGATGGCCAAAATGCTGACGCTCCTATGAATCCAGATCCTGAAATCCGTTATGTAAGCGCTACCTTTGGCAATGTAACATACAAATATTACCGTTACCAAGCAGAAGACGGCACTATTGATTATTATAATTTTGAAGGCAAAAGTTCAAAACCTTTTCTTCTCCGTAAGCCCGTTCCTAATGGCGCTTTTGTTTCTCCTTTTGGACCACGAAAACACCCTATTTTAGGTTATGTGCGCATGCATACTGGGGTTGATTGGTCTGCGCCTAAAGGGTCGCCCATTATTGCTGTTGGTGATGGCGTTGTAAAACAAATGAAAGGAACCCGCGGTTATGGAAATCAAACCGTCATTCAACATGCCAATGGCTATGTCAGCAGCTATGCGCACCAACAGGCTTATGCACCAGGCATTAAACCAGGTGTAAAAGTGCGACAAGGGCAAATTATTGGCTATGTTGGATCAACAGGGCTTGCAACAGGACCCCATTGCCATTTTGAAATTATCGTTAACGGTACGCAAGTTGACCCTATGCGGATCCGTTTGCCCGATAGTCGAATCTTAACCAACCAAGACCTACAGGCGTTTCTACGTGAAAAACAGAATATTGATTCTCTCGTGGCCAGCCCCGTCACTTAA
- a CDS encoding helix-turn-helix domain-containing protein produces MNIKPIRTEEDYQEALEIVSALFDNPPEVHTEEFDKMEILVLLIEAYETEHYPVSPPYPIEVIKFRMEQMNLSAQDLVPAIGHLNRVYEILSGKRKLTLRMIKNLHQQFNISLESLIA; encoded by the coding sequence ATGAACATCAAACCTATTCGTACTGAAGAAGATTACCAAGAAGCTTTAGAAATTGTCTCTGCACTGTTTGACAATCCACCCGAAGTTCATACAGAAGAGTTTGATAAAATGGAGATACTTGTTTTGTTAATCGAAGCTTACGAGACTGAGCATTATCCAGTTTCTCCTCCCTATCCAATTGAGGTTATTAAATTTAGAATGGAACAAATGAACTTAAGCGCTCAAGACTTAGTTCCTGCGATTGGTCACTTAAACCGTGTTTATGAAATATTAAGTGGCAAAAGAAAATTAACACTACGCATGATTAAAAACTTGCACCAACAATTTAATATCTCGTTGGAAAGTCTTATCGCTTAA
- a CDS encoding type II toxin-antitoxin system HigB family toxin produces MQYPDAEQPLKAWVDEAKNAQWRSPHDIKEKYKNASILKNNRVVFNIKGNEYRLIVSIFYPAGWLYIKFIGTHKQYDTIDANIIELKEFKK; encoded by the coding sequence ATGCAATATCCTGATGCTGAGCAACCATTAAAAGCGTGGGTAGATGAAGCTAAAAATGCGCAGTGGCGCTCTCCTCATGATATTAAAGAAAAATATAAAAATGCAAGCATACTCAAAAATAATCGCGTCGTTTTTAATATTAAAGGCAATGAGTATCGTTTAATTGTATCAATCTTTTATCCAGCGGGATGGCTTTATATAAAATTCATAGGCACGCATAAGCAGTACGATACTATTGATGCCAATATTATAGAATTAAAGGAGTTCAAGAAATGA